A portion of the Zootoca vivipara chromosome 6, rZooViv1.1, whole genome shotgun sequence genome contains these proteins:
- the SUGP2 gene encoding SURP and G-patch domain-containing protein 2 isoform X3 produces the protein MAARRMTQESFDALMQVKAKRLDRSDPIDEALHQFRVHSHPAQRTRYKDEDSSDWRGEAREAPKEDYSVPPYQSEEEDYRTQTFSRNQKYAQAPSRDRDYGRLSSAERELAGPSTRERGYGRLASRERDYGRVSSRETSRLRDADYSSAKLLSGFRSPGLLEEEFGTVRSQDSSLEAGREFAPSLHAGRGLTAKHLLAPQGLVKSKTDVVIPMKKGVQALSSDLLGEPSDPAKKRAFPAHHQLGQRPPSLPLRGTLKYDDPDTMRYARHKEPEDVFTTFGVEIINWAGFHKIKKDPEYTEMYRTLFKVETETCAKMLASFKCPLKMGHQDFCYSIVRTLQHPALQTPKVDGQFLNLLLEKKLVETKSGFFQLIKPFDRYMMHFQACLLKSTVPLLMACNGYELNSKSSNFFSDAGRMADAFKTTASLCRKSLVLIGQTFALASSFRQEKILEAVGLKRVAPLPISFPNFDDSALFGKEYIEHLQDWLEKSGYQMELKKPSAEETKSPQETRPKTPQRADKKVTETIEKMVDGIISGTLKGEERDQLKDNPDYWFLKEEDSLEHKYYKLKLSEMYRLMSAAKEKPKEEKTPELQDLAVMGALLRARKVLHIKKRLFGKRMPRILQRRVARAQRLKRATVGTQTLRPARRMLKQKRLAQSPKAHPAETSLEKAGVCDSATDPEDAPGEGLGAGSSLGLACPFPDVDPKTMVTAERLAKFVAEVGPEIEQFSIDNSTDNPDLWFLHDRESSAFKFYRMKVYELCPSINFSAIPGPASESPAASEGDWENNEEEEEEEEEEEAPQSGMEEEEAQAGSANVGTSSTAGEGQPEGTTSEASAQGPLRGSAFGRKRASSRSLKVGLIPASKRVCLIDEPKVHDPVRIAYDRPRGYQSHKNKKSKDLEFSHKRLNQKNIGFQMLQKMGWKEGLGLGTHGKGIKDPVKVGSTSAGEGLGVAGDENKEDTFATFRQRMIQMYYLKRASNK, from the exons ATGGCTGCTCGGCGGATGACGCAGGAGTCTTTTGATGCCCTCATGCAAGTCAAGGCGAAACGTCTGGACAGGAGCGACCCCATCGATGAGGCCCTCCACCAGTTTAGAG TTCATTCGCACCCAGCCCAGCGAACCCGGTACAAGGATGAAGACTCCAGTGACTGGAGGGGAGAAGCCCGAGAAGCCCCCAAAGAAGACTATTCGGTGCCTCCCTATCAGTCAGAGGAGGAGGATTACCGCACACAAACATTTTCACGGAACCAAAAATACGCCCAGGCCCCTTCCCGTGACCGGGACTATGGCCGTTTGTCTTCTGCGGAAAGGGAGCTCGCCGGCCCATCAACCAGGGAACGGGGTTACGGTCGCCTGGCCTCTCGGGAAAGGGACTATGGCCGTGTCTCCTCCCGAGAGACCTCCAGGCTCCGTGATGCTGACTACAGTTCAGCAAAGCTGTTAAGTGGCTTCCGTTCTCCAGGGCTATTGGAAGAGGAGTTTGGGACTGTGAGGAGTCAGGATTCCAGCCTGGAGGCTGGGAGAGAGTTTGCTCCCTCTTTACATGCGGGGAGGGGCCTGACGGCAAAGCACCTCCTGGCACCACAGGGCCTGGTCAAAAGCAAGACAGATGTGGTCATCCCCATGAAGAAAGGGGTCCAGGCTTTGTCCTCAGATCTGCTGGGGGAGCCCTCTGACCCCGCCAAGAAGAGGGCCTTCCCCGCTCACCACCAGCTCGGCCAGCGGCCGCCGTCCCTGCCCCTGAGGGGCACCCTGAAGTACGACGACCCGGACACCATGAGGTATGCCCGGCACAAAGAGCCGGAGGATGTTTTCACCACCTTTGGGGTGGAGATCATCAATTGGGCCGGCTTCCACAAGATCAAGAAGGACCCGGAGTACACGGAAATGTACCGCACGCTCTTCAAGGTGGAGACAGAGACGTGTGCCAAGATGCTGGCCTCCTTCAAGTGCCCACTGAAGATGGGGCACCAGGACTTCTGCTATTCCATTGTGCGGACTCTGCAGCACCCGGCGCTGCAGACGCCCAAAGTGGACGGCCAGTTCTTGAACCTGCTCCTGGAAAAGAAGCTGGTGGAAACCAAGAGCGGCTTCTTCCAGCTCATCAAACCTTTTGACCGGTACATGATGCATTTCCAGGCTTGCCTCCTGAAGAGCACCGTCCCACTCCTGATGGCCTGCAATGGCTATGAGCTGAACTCCAAGTCCAGCAACTTCTTCAGCGACGCGGGACGGATGGCGGATGCCTTCAAGACCACGGCCTCCCTCTGCCGGAAGTCCCTGGTGCTCATCGGCCAGACCTTCGCCCTGGCCTCCTCCTTCCGGCAGGAGAAAATCCTGGAGGCCGTCGGGCTGAAGAGGGTGGCCCCTCTGCCCATCTCGTTCCCCAATTTTGACGACTCGGCCTTGTTTGGGAAGGAGTACATTGAACACCTGCAGGACTGGCTGGAGAAAAGcgggtaccagatggagctgaagaAGCCAAGTGCGGAGGAAACCAAGAGCCCGCAGGAAACCAGGCCTAAGA CTCCGCAACGCGCTGACAAGAAGGTCACCGAGACGATCGAGAAGATGGTGGATGGCATCATTTCTGGCACTctgaaaggggaagagagagatcaGTTGAAGGACAACCCAGATTACTG GTTTCTGAAGGAAGAAGACAGCCTGGAGCACAAATATTACAAGCTCAAGCTGTCCGAGATGTATCGGCTGATGTCGGCAGCCAAAGAAAAGCCCAAGGAGGAGAAGACCCCTGAGCTGCAGGATTTGGCTGTCATGGGGGCCTTGCTGCGGGCCCGCAAAGTCCTCCACATCAAGAAGCGGCTCTTCGGGAAGAGGATGCCCAGGATCCTTCAGCGGCGGGTGGCGAGAGCCCAGAGGCTGAAGCGGGCCACCGTGGGGACCCAGACGCTCCGGCCCGCCAGGAGAATGCTCAAGCAGAAGCGCCTGGCGCAGAGCCCCAAAGCCCACCCAGCAGAGACCTCCTTGGAGAAGGCGGGAGTCTGCGACTCAGCCACTGACCCAGAAGATGCGCCCGGGGAAGGTTTGGGTGCTGGAAGCTCGCTTGGGCTAGCATGCCCGTTCCCTGACG TGGATCCCAAAACGATGGTGACAGCAGAGAGGCTGGCCAAGTTTGTGGCGGAGGTGGGACCCGAGATCGAGCAGTTCAGCATCGACAACAGTACAGATAACCCGGATCTGTG GTTCCTGCATGACCGTGAGAGCTCGGCCTTCAAGTTTTACCGGATGAAAGTCTATGAGCTGTGCCCCTCCATCAACTTCAGCGCTATCCCAGGGCCTGCCAGCGAGAGCCCCGCAGCCTCGGAGGGTGACTGGGAGaacaacgaggaggaggaggaagaagaagaagaggaggaagctccCCAGTCtggaatggaagaggaagaagctcaGGCAGGCTCTGCCAACGTGGGAACCTCGAGTACAGCTGGAGAAGGGCAGCCTGAGGGCACCACCTCAGAAGCATCTGCCcagggtcctctgcggggcagTGCCTTTGGGCGCAAGAGGGCCAGCAGCAGGTCCTTGAAGGTGGGCCTGATCCCAGCCTCCAAGAGGGTCTGTCTCATTGATGAACCGAAAG TCCACGACCCTGTCCGGATTGCGTATGACCGACCCCGCGGCTATCAGTCCCACAAAAATAAG AAGTCAAAGGATTTGGAGTTTTCCCACAAGCGGCTGAACCAGAAGAACATTGGCTTCCAGATGCTGCAGAAAATGGGCTGGAAGGAAGGCCTTGGGCTTGGTACCCATGGAAAGGGCATCAAGGACCCCGTCAAAGT GGGCTCCACCTCAGCGGGGGAGGGCTTGGGTGTGGCGGGGGACGAGAACAAGGAGGACACCTTTGCCACCTTCCGCCAGAGGATGATCCAGATGTACTATCTGAAAAGAGCCTCTAATAAATAG
- the SUGP2 gene encoding SURP and G-patch domain-containing protein 2 isoform X2: MAARRMTQESFDALMQVKAKRLDRSDPIDEALHQFRVHSHPAQRTRYKDEDSSDWRGEAREAPKEDYSVPPYQSEEEDYRTQTFSRNQKYAQAPSRDRDYGRLSSAERELAGPSTRERGYGRLASRERDYGRVSSRETSRLRDADYSSAKLLSGFRSPGLLEEEFGTVRSQDSSLEAGREFAPSLHAGRGLTAKHLLAPQGLVKSKTDVVIPMKKGVQALSSDLLGEPSDPAKKRAFPAHHQLGQRPPSLPLRGTLKYDDPDTMRYARHKEPEDVFTTFGVEIINWAGFHKIKKDPEYTEMYRTLFKVETETCAKMLASFKCPLKMGHQDFCYSIVRTLQHPALQTPKVDGQFLNLLLEKKLVETKSGFFQLIKPFDRYMMHFQACLLKSTVPLLMACNGYELNSKSSNFFSDAGRMADAFKTTASLCRKSLVLIGQTFALASSFRQEKILEAVGLKRVAPLPISFPNFDDSALFGKEYIEHLQDWLEKSGYQMELKKPSAEETKSPQETRPKTPQRADKKVTETIEKMVDGIISGTLKGEERDQLKDNPDYWFLKEEDSLEHKYYKLKLSEMYRLMSAAKEKPKEEKTPELQDLAVMGALLRARKVLHIKKRLFGKRMPRILQRRVARAQRLKRATVGTQTLRPARRMLKQKRLAQSPKAHPAETSLEKAGVCDSATDPEDAPGEGLGAGSSLGLACPFPDVDPKTMVTAERLAKFVAEVGPEIEQFSIDNSTDNPDLWFLHDRESSAFKFYRMKVYELCPSINFSAIPGPASESPAASEGDWENNEEEEEEEEEEEAPQSGMEEEEAQAGSANVGTSSTAGEGQPEGTTSEASAQGPLRGSAFGRKRASSRSLKVGLIPASKRVCLIDEPKVHDPVRIAYDRPRGYQSHKNKWQKSKDLEFSHKRLNQKNIGFQMLQKMGWKEGLGLGTHGKGIKDPVKVGSTSAGEGLGVAGDENKEDTFATFRQRMIQMYYLKRASNK, translated from the exons ATGGCTGCTCGGCGGATGACGCAGGAGTCTTTTGATGCCCTCATGCAAGTCAAGGCGAAACGTCTGGACAGGAGCGACCCCATCGATGAGGCCCTCCACCAGTTTAGAG TTCATTCGCACCCAGCCCAGCGAACCCGGTACAAGGATGAAGACTCCAGTGACTGGAGGGGAGAAGCCCGAGAAGCCCCCAAAGAAGACTATTCGGTGCCTCCCTATCAGTCAGAGGAGGAGGATTACCGCACACAAACATTTTCACGGAACCAAAAATACGCCCAGGCCCCTTCCCGTGACCGGGACTATGGCCGTTTGTCTTCTGCGGAAAGGGAGCTCGCCGGCCCATCAACCAGGGAACGGGGTTACGGTCGCCTGGCCTCTCGGGAAAGGGACTATGGCCGTGTCTCCTCCCGAGAGACCTCCAGGCTCCGTGATGCTGACTACAGTTCAGCAAAGCTGTTAAGTGGCTTCCGTTCTCCAGGGCTATTGGAAGAGGAGTTTGGGACTGTGAGGAGTCAGGATTCCAGCCTGGAGGCTGGGAGAGAGTTTGCTCCCTCTTTACATGCGGGGAGGGGCCTGACGGCAAAGCACCTCCTGGCACCACAGGGCCTGGTCAAAAGCAAGACAGATGTGGTCATCCCCATGAAGAAAGGGGTCCAGGCTTTGTCCTCAGATCTGCTGGGGGAGCCCTCTGACCCCGCCAAGAAGAGGGCCTTCCCCGCTCACCACCAGCTCGGCCAGCGGCCGCCGTCCCTGCCCCTGAGGGGCACCCTGAAGTACGACGACCCGGACACCATGAGGTATGCCCGGCACAAAGAGCCGGAGGATGTTTTCACCACCTTTGGGGTGGAGATCATCAATTGGGCCGGCTTCCACAAGATCAAGAAGGACCCGGAGTACACGGAAATGTACCGCACGCTCTTCAAGGTGGAGACAGAGACGTGTGCCAAGATGCTGGCCTCCTTCAAGTGCCCACTGAAGATGGGGCACCAGGACTTCTGCTATTCCATTGTGCGGACTCTGCAGCACCCGGCGCTGCAGACGCCCAAAGTGGACGGCCAGTTCTTGAACCTGCTCCTGGAAAAGAAGCTGGTGGAAACCAAGAGCGGCTTCTTCCAGCTCATCAAACCTTTTGACCGGTACATGATGCATTTCCAGGCTTGCCTCCTGAAGAGCACCGTCCCACTCCTGATGGCCTGCAATGGCTATGAGCTGAACTCCAAGTCCAGCAACTTCTTCAGCGACGCGGGACGGATGGCGGATGCCTTCAAGACCACGGCCTCCCTCTGCCGGAAGTCCCTGGTGCTCATCGGCCAGACCTTCGCCCTGGCCTCCTCCTTCCGGCAGGAGAAAATCCTGGAGGCCGTCGGGCTGAAGAGGGTGGCCCCTCTGCCCATCTCGTTCCCCAATTTTGACGACTCGGCCTTGTTTGGGAAGGAGTACATTGAACACCTGCAGGACTGGCTGGAGAAAAGcgggtaccagatggagctgaagaAGCCAAGTGCGGAGGAAACCAAGAGCCCGCAGGAAACCAGGCCTAAGA CTCCGCAACGCGCTGACAAGAAGGTCACCGAGACGATCGAGAAGATGGTGGATGGCATCATTTCTGGCACTctgaaaggggaagagagagatcaGTTGAAGGACAACCCAGATTACTG GTTTCTGAAGGAAGAAGACAGCCTGGAGCACAAATATTACAAGCTCAAGCTGTCCGAGATGTATCGGCTGATGTCGGCAGCCAAAGAAAAGCCCAAGGAGGAGAAGACCCCTGAGCTGCAGGATTTGGCTGTCATGGGGGCCTTGCTGCGGGCCCGCAAAGTCCTCCACATCAAGAAGCGGCTCTTCGGGAAGAGGATGCCCAGGATCCTTCAGCGGCGGGTGGCGAGAGCCCAGAGGCTGAAGCGGGCCACCGTGGGGACCCAGACGCTCCGGCCCGCCAGGAGAATGCTCAAGCAGAAGCGCCTGGCGCAGAGCCCCAAAGCCCACCCAGCAGAGACCTCCTTGGAGAAGGCGGGAGTCTGCGACTCAGCCACTGACCCAGAAGATGCGCCCGGGGAAGGTTTGGGTGCTGGAAGCTCGCTTGGGCTAGCATGCCCGTTCCCTGACG TGGATCCCAAAACGATGGTGACAGCAGAGAGGCTGGCCAAGTTTGTGGCGGAGGTGGGACCCGAGATCGAGCAGTTCAGCATCGACAACAGTACAGATAACCCGGATCTGTG GTTCCTGCATGACCGTGAGAGCTCGGCCTTCAAGTTTTACCGGATGAAAGTCTATGAGCTGTGCCCCTCCATCAACTTCAGCGCTATCCCAGGGCCTGCCAGCGAGAGCCCCGCAGCCTCGGAGGGTGACTGGGAGaacaacgaggaggaggaggaagaagaagaagaggaggaagctccCCAGTCtggaatggaagaggaagaagctcaGGCAGGCTCTGCCAACGTGGGAACCTCGAGTACAGCTGGAGAAGGGCAGCCTGAGGGCACCACCTCAGAAGCATCTGCCcagggtcctctgcggggcagTGCCTTTGGGCGCAAGAGGGCCAGCAGCAGGTCCTTGAAGGTGGGCCTGATCCCAGCCTCCAAGAGGGTCTGTCTCATTGATGAACCGAAAG TCCACGACCCTGTCCGGATTGCGTATGACCGACCCCGCGGCTATCAGTCCCACAAAAATAAG TGGCAGAAGTCAAAGGATTTGGAGTTTTCCCACAAGCGGCTGAACCAGAAGAACATTGGCTTCCAGATGCTGCAGAAAATGGGCTGGAAGGAAGGCCTTGGGCTTGGTACCCATGGAAAGGGCATCAAGGACCCCGTCAAAGT GGGCTCCACCTCAGCGGGGGAGGGCTTGGGTGTGGCGGGGGACGAGAACAAGGAGGACACCTTTGCCACCTTCCGCCAGAGGATGATCCAGATGTACTATCTGAAAAGAGCCTCTAATAAATAG
- the SUGP2 gene encoding SURP and G-patch domain-containing protein 2 isoform X1 produces MAARRMTQESFDALMQVKAKRLDRSDPIDEALHQFRVHSHPAQRTRYKDEDSSDWRGEAREAPKEDYSVPPYQSEEEDYRTQTFSRNQKYAQAPSRDRDYGRLSSAERELAGPSTRERGYGRLASRERDYGRVSSRETSRLRDADYSSAKLLSGFRSPGLLEEEFGTVRSQDSSLEAGREFAPSLHAGRGLTAKHLLAPQGLVKSKTDVVIPMKKGVQALSSDLLGEPSDPAKKRAFPAHHQLGQRPPSLPLRGTLKYDDPDTMRYARHKEPEDVFTTFGVEIINWAGFHKIKKDPEYTEMYRTLFKVETETCAKMLASFKCPLKMGHQDFCYSIVRTLQHPALQTPKVDGQFLNLLLEKKLVETKSGFFQLIKPFDRYMMHFQACLLKSTVPLLMACNGYELNSKSSNFFSDAGRMADAFKTTASLCRKSLVLIGQTFALASSFRQEKILEAVGLKRVAPLPISFPNFDDSALFGKEYIEHLQDWLEKSGYQMELKKPSAEETKSPQETRPKTPQRADKKVTETIEKMVDGIISGTLKGEERDQLKDNPDYWFLKEEDSLEHKYYKLKLSEMYRLMSAAKEKPKEEKTPELQDLAVMGALLRARKVLHIKKRLFGKRMPRILQRRVARAQRLKRATVGTQTLRPARRMLKQKRLAQSPKAHPAETSLEKAGVCDSATDPEDAPGEGLGAGSSLGLACPFPDVDPKTMVTAERLAKFVAEVGPEIEQFSIDNSTDNPDLWFLHDRESSAFKFYRMKVYELCPSINFSAIPGPASESPAASEGDWENNEEEEEEEEEEEAPQSGMEEEEAQAGSANVGTSSTAGEGQPEGTTSEASAQGPLRGSAFGRKRASSRSLKVGLIPASKRVCLIDEPKVHDPVRIAYDRPRGYQSHKNKFCSQWQKSKDLEFSHKRLNQKNIGFQMLQKMGWKEGLGLGTHGKGIKDPVKVGSTSAGEGLGVAGDENKEDTFATFRQRMIQMYYLKRASNK; encoded by the exons ATGGCTGCTCGGCGGATGACGCAGGAGTCTTTTGATGCCCTCATGCAAGTCAAGGCGAAACGTCTGGACAGGAGCGACCCCATCGATGAGGCCCTCCACCAGTTTAGAG TTCATTCGCACCCAGCCCAGCGAACCCGGTACAAGGATGAAGACTCCAGTGACTGGAGGGGAGAAGCCCGAGAAGCCCCCAAAGAAGACTATTCGGTGCCTCCCTATCAGTCAGAGGAGGAGGATTACCGCACACAAACATTTTCACGGAACCAAAAATACGCCCAGGCCCCTTCCCGTGACCGGGACTATGGCCGTTTGTCTTCTGCGGAAAGGGAGCTCGCCGGCCCATCAACCAGGGAACGGGGTTACGGTCGCCTGGCCTCTCGGGAAAGGGACTATGGCCGTGTCTCCTCCCGAGAGACCTCCAGGCTCCGTGATGCTGACTACAGTTCAGCAAAGCTGTTAAGTGGCTTCCGTTCTCCAGGGCTATTGGAAGAGGAGTTTGGGACTGTGAGGAGTCAGGATTCCAGCCTGGAGGCTGGGAGAGAGTTTGCTCCCTCTTTACATGCGGGGAGGGGCCTGACGGCAAAGCACCTCCTGGCACCACAGGGCCTGGTCAAAAGCAAGACAGATGTGGTCATCCCCATGAAGAAAGGGGTCCAGGCTTTGTCCTCAGATCTGCTGGGGGAGCCCTCTGACCCCGCCAAGAAGAGGGCCTTCCCCGCTCACCACCAGCTCGGCCAGCGGCCGCCGTCCCTGCCCCTGAGGGGCACCCTGAAGTACGACGACCCGGACACCATGAGGTATGCCCGGCACAAAGAGCCGGAGGATGTTTTCACCACCTTTGGGGTGGAGATCATCAATTGGGCCGGCTTCCACAAGATCAAGAAGGACCCGGAGTACACGGAAATGTACCGCACGCTCTTCAAGGTGGAGACAGAGACGTGTGCCAAGATGCTGGCCTCCTTCAAGTGCCCACTGAAGATGGGGCACCAGGACTTCTGCTATTCCATTGTGCGGACTCTGCAGCACCCGGCGCTGCAGACGCCCAAAGTGGACGGCCAGTTCTTGAACCTGCTCCTGGAAAAGAAGCTGGTGGAAACCAAGAGCGGCTTCTTCCAGCTCATCAAACCTTTTGACCGGTACATGATGCATTTCCAGGCTTGCCTCCTGAAGAGCACCGTCCCACTCCTGATGGCCTGCAATGGCTATGAGCTGAACTCCAAGTCCAGCAACTTCTTCAGCGACGCGGGACGGATGGCGGATGCCTTCAAGACCACGGCCTCCCTCTGCCGGAAGTCCCTGGTGCTCATCGGCCAGACCTTCGCCCTGGCCTCCTCCTTCCGGCAGGAGAAAATCCTGGAGGCCGTCGGGCTGAAGAGGGTGGCCCCTCTGCCCATCTCGTTCCCCAATTTTGACGACTCGGCCTTGTTTGGGAAGGAGTACATTGAACACCTGCAGGACTGGCTGGAGAAAAGcgggtaccagatggagctgaagaAGCCAAGTGCGGAGGAAACCAAGAGCCCGCAGGAAACCAGGCCTAAGA CTCCGCAACGCGCTGACAAGAAGGTCACCGAGACGATCGAGAAGATGGTGGATGGCATCATTTCTGGCACTctgaaaggggaagagagagatcaGTTGAAGGACAACCCAGATTACTG GTTTCTGAAGGAAGAAGACAGCCTGGAGCACAAATATTACAAGCTCAAGCTGTCCGAGATGTATCGGCTGATGTCGGCAGCCAAAGAAAAGCCCAAGGAGGAGAAGACCCCTGAGCTGCAGGATTTGGCTGTCATGGGGGCCTTGCTGCGGGCCCGCAAAGTCCTCCACATCAAGAAGCGGCTCTTCGGGAAGAGGATGCCCAGGATCCTTCAGCGGCGGGTGGCGAGAGCCCAGAGGCTGAAGCGGGCCACCGTGGGGACCCAGACGCTCCGGCCCGCCAGGAGAATGCTCAAGCAGAAGCGCCTGGCGCAGAGCCCCAAAGCCCACCCAGCAGAGACCTCCTTGGAGAAGGCGGGAGTCTGCGACTCAGCCACTGACCCAGAAGATGCGCCCGGGGAAGGTTTGGGTGCTGGAAGCTCGCTTGGGCTAGCATGCCCGTTCCCTGACG TGGATCCCAAAACGATGGTGACAGCAGAGAGGCTGGCCAAGTTTGTGGCGGAGGTGGGACCCGAGATCGAGCAGTTCAGCATCGACAACAGTACAGATAACCCGGATCTGTG GTTCCTGCATGACCGTGAGAGCTCGGCCTTCAAGTTTTACCGGATGAAAGTCTATGAGCTGTGCCCCTCCATCAACTTCAGCGCTATCCCAGGGCCTGCCAGCGAGAGCCCCGCAGCCTCGGAGGGTGACTGGGAGaacaacgaggaggaggaggaagaagaagaagaggaggaagctccCCAGTCtggaatggaagaggaagaagctcaGGCAGGCTCTGCCAACGTGGGAACCTCGAGTACAGCTGGAGAAGGGCAGCCTGAGGGCACCACCTCAGAAGCATCTGCCcagggtcctctgcggggcagTGCCTTTGGGCGCAAGAGGGCCAGCAGCAGGTCCTTGAAGGTGGGCCTGATCCCAGCCTCCAAGAGGGTCTGTCTCATTGATGAACCGAAAG TCCACGACCCTGTCCGGATTGCGTATGACCGACCCCGCGGCTATCAGTCCCACAAAAATAAG TTTTGTTCTCAGTGGCAGAAGTCAAAGGATTTGGAGTTTTCCCACAAGCGGCTGAACCAGAAGAACATTGGCTTCCAGATGCTGCAGAAAATGGGCTGGAAGGAAGGCCTTGGGCTTGGTACCCATGGAAAGGGCATCAAGGACCCCGTCAAAGT GGGCTCCACCTCAGCGGGGGAGGGCTTGGGTGTGGCGGGGGACGAGAACAAGGAGGACACCTTTGCCACCTTCCGCCAGAGGATGATCCAGATGTACTATCTGAAAAGAGCCTCTAATAAATAG